The proteins below are encoded in one region of Aeromonas veronii:
- a CDS encoding outer membrane protein assembly factor BamE, whose translation MRMKHLIAAALTALTLSGCSLVYRIDIPQGNYVEQKQVDKLRQGMTREQVVYVLGSPMLRDGFDPNTWYYLYEFTPGRGDKERKELTLNFVGDRLSTATGDFPLPAAFTTPL comes from the coding sequence ATGCGGATGAAACACCTGATTGCCGCGGCCTTGACCGCCCTCACCCTGTCCGGTTGCAGCCTGGTCTATCGCATCGATATTCCCCAGGGCAACTACGTAGAACAAAAGCAGGTCGACAAACTGCGCCAGGGCATGACGCGCGAGCAGGTCGTGTACGTGCTGGGTTCCCCCATGCTGCGCGACGGTTTCGACCCCAATACCTGGTATTACCTCTACGAGTTCACGCCCGGTCGTGGCGACAAGGAGCGCAAGGAGCTGACCCTGAACTTCGTGGGTGACCGGCTCTCCACCGCCACCGGTGACTTCCCGCTCCCGGCAGCCTTCACGACCCCGCTCTGA
- a CDS encoding NAD(P)H-binding protein: protein MSQILIAGATGLIGRALVRQLGADHALTLLCRTPGEPAPNRHWLPVDFERLAEAVLPTPVDLAFCCLGTTRKDAGSDAAFRRVDHDYVLAFAALAHRHGCRRLLIVSSLGANPRSPALYPRTKGEMEQALLAQQWQRLAIVRPAMLLGDRQPPRTSERLIQALYPLVKPLLRGRLTRWRAIEASQVAHAMTVLASQDDGVEIVENERLLVL from the coding sequence ATGAGCCAGATCCTCATCGCCGGGGCCACCGGCCTCATCGGCCGCGCGCTCGTGCGCCAGCTTGGCGCCGACCACGCGCTGACCCTGCTCTGCCGCACGCCAGGGGAGCCTGCCCCGAACCGCCACTGGCTGCCGGTGGATTTTGAGCGACTGGCAGAGGCGGTACTCCCCACCCCGGTCGATCTCGCCTTCTGCTGTCTCGGCACCACCCGCAAGGACGCCGGCTCGGATGCCGCCTTTCGCCGGGTCGATCACGACTATGTGCTGGCCTTCGCCGCCCTCGCCCATCGTCACGGCTGCCGCCGCCTGCTGATCGTCTCAAGCCTCGGCGCCAACCCCCGCTCCCCTGCCCTCTATCCCCGCACCAAGGGGGAGATGGAGCAGGCGCTGCTGGCCCAGCAATGGCAGCGGCTCGCCATCGTCCGCCCCGCCATGCTGCTCGGGGATCGCCAGCCGCCGCGCACCTCGGAGCGACTCATCCAGGCACTCTATCCCCTGGTGAAACCCCTGCTGCGCGGGCGCCTCACCCGCTGGCGCGCCATCGAGGCGAGTCAGGTGGCCCATGCCATGACGGTGCTCGCAAGCCAG